A window of Aliarcobacter trophiarum LMG 25534 contains these coding sequences:
- a CDS encoding UDP-2,3-diacylglucosamine diphosphatase yields the protein MSIILKDEAIFIADSHYNKKNQEFKIILEKIKNGEIFCKQIFLMGDNFDFLAYEINYFKKMNSESIELLNTLSNSFEIFYLEGNHDYNLSKIFPNIKVIKRENQPLLLEYSGKKLALSHGDNFINWHYNLYCKIIRNSYFLYFLNLLDINFFISKKIEKALENKNICHNLTYFEELVNKRVKNYSEDIIIEGHYHQAKSYKIGEKEYINIPSLCCQKSYTIFKDEKFTNIFL from the coding sequence TTGAGTATTATTTTAAAAGATGAGGCTATTTTTATAGCTGATTCTCACTACAACAAGAAAAATCAAGAGTTTAAAATTATCTTAGAAAAAATCAAAAATGGTGAAATCTTTTGTAAACAAATTTTTTTAATGGGTGATAACTTTGATTTTTTAGCCTATGAAATAAATTATTTTAAAAAAATGAATAGTGAAAGTATAGAACTTTTAAATACTCTTTCAAATAGTTTTGAGATTTTTTATTTAGAAGGAAACCACGACTATAATCTTTCTAAAATCTTTCCAAATATAAAAGTTATAAAAAGAGAAAATCAACCTTTGCTATTAGAATATAGTGGTAAAAAATTAGCTCTATCACATGGTGACAATTTCATAAATTGGCACTATAATTTATATTGTAAAATTATACGAAATAGTTATTTTCTTTATTTTCTAAATCTTTTGGATATAAATTTTTTTATAAGTAAAAAAATAGAAAAAGCTTTAGAAAATAAAAATATTTGTCATAATTTAACCTATTTTGAAGAGCTTGTGAATAAAAGAGTTAAAAACTATAGTGAAGATATTATCATAGAGGGGCATTATCATCAAGCAAAATCTTATAAAATAGGAGAAAAAGAGTATATAAATATTCCATCTTTATGTTGTCAAAAAAGTTATACAATTTTTAAAGATGAAAAATTTACAAATATTTTTTTATAA
- the greA gene encoding transcription elongation factor GreA, which produces MDKEPMTLAGYNKVTNNLEFLKSTERPETVVALDEARQLGDLKENAEYHSAKEKLKLIDVQIAELSNTISKAVIVDPSILPHDRVSFGSTINLVDVDSDDEFTYTIVGGVESNVEKGLISFNSPLAKQLMGKVEGDEFVANLPGGTKTFEVLKIYYKELEL; this is translated from the coding sequence ATGGACAAAGAACCAATGACACTTGCTGGATACAACAAAGTAACAAATAATTTAGAATTTTTAAAAAGTACAGAGAGACCTGAAACAGTAGTTGCTCTTGATGAAGCAAGACAATTAGGAGATTTAAAAGAGAATGCTGAGTATCATAGTGCAAAAGAGAAACTAAAATTAATTGATGTACAAATAGCTGAATTAAGCAATACTATTTCAAAAGCGGTGATTGTTGATCCTTCTATTTTACCACATGACCGTGTGAGTTTTGGCTCAACTATAAATTTAGTAGATGTTGATAGTGATGATGAGTTTACATACACAATTGTAGGTGGAGTTGAATCAAATGTAGAAAAAGGGCTAATCTCTTTTAACTCTCCTTTAGCAAAACAACTTATGGGAAAAGTTGAAGGAGATGAGTTTGTTGCAAATCTTCCAGGTGGAACTAAAACTTTTGAAGTTTTAAAAATATATTACAAAGAGTTAGAGTTATAA
- a CDS encoding tRNA threonylcarbamoyladenosine dehydratase produces MQYSRTKILFGEEAFSKFQDTKIILFGVGGVGSFALDALYNTGITDITVVDFDRYDVSNQNRQLHSHNNIGRYKVEVMKEKYPKVTAICEKITPEWIDSFDFSKYDYILDAIDDVTPKVHLIKKHFTKVISSGGGAKKIDPCQIKYASIWDAYNDKFVKKVRDELKKQGFKKKFKIIFSTEVPLCIDKGSFEGVTASFGLTMASIVAQKIVKKLNLVKDSQS; encoded by the coding sequence ATGCAATATAGTAGAACTAAGATACTTTTTGGTGAAGAGGCTTTTTCAAAGTTTCAAGATACAAAAATAATACTTTTTGGAGTAGGTGGTGTGGGAAGTTTCGCACTAGATGCTCTTTATAATACAGGAATAACAGATATAACAGTAGTTGATTTTGATAGATATGATGTATCAAATCAAAATAGACAGCTACATAGCCACAATAATATAGGAAGATATAAAGTAGAAGTTATGAAAGAAAAATATCCAAAAGTGACAGCTATTTGTGAAAAAATAACTCCAGAGTGGATAGATAGTTTTGATTTCTCAAAATATGATTATATTTTAGATGCAATAGACGATGTGACACCAAAAGTTCATCTAATAAAAAAACATTTTACAAAAGTAATTAGCTCTGGTGGAGGAGCAAAAAAGATAGACCCATGCCAAATAAAATATGCTTCTATTTGGGATGCTTACAATGATAAGTTTGTAAAAAAAGTAAGAGATGAGTTAAAAAAACAAGGTTTTAAAAAGAAATTTAAAATCATTTTTTCTACTGAAGTTCCACTTTGTATAGATAAAGGTAGTTTTGAAGGAGTAACTGCAAGTTTTGGTTTAACTATGGCTTCAATTGTTGCCCAAAAAATAGTAAAGAAATTAAATTTAGTTAAAGATAGTCAAAGTTAA
- a CDS encoding chemotaxis protein CheV → MSGIGGSVEQMTQGHLRNVQQLAVFYTGHNNIYAINIAKVKAFIITEEVAINDTPKDTNIIAGIATIRGEPVTLINLDAWLGLKPLEVKEYKLIIFCEFNHKKIGFLVKDMLDIVEKTTQELRHTEETNSKITYTTYVKVNNKDELCTVFNAEQLLRDIKWTDDGGRDIKKYVEGKIHSSKKILAAEDSAVAREVLHKFFTQIDVEYEIYPNGGELLDRIEELDPSKIGLVITDIEMPGTDGYQVASFIKSNNKYEHIPVVVNSSMTTDAVRGKMTQIGIDGFVGKTDINALFQITNQLLIR, encoded by the coding sequence ATGAGCGGTATTGGTGGTAGTGTTGAACAAATGACACAAGGACATTTACGGAATGTTCAGCAGTTAGCAGTATTTTACACTGGTCATAATAATATTTATGCAATAAACATAGCAAAAGTTAAGGCTTTTATAATAACAGAAGAAGTTGCTATCAATGATACTCCAAAGGATACAAACATTATTGCAGGGATTGCTACAATAAGAGGTGAGCCAGTTACTTTAATAAATCTTGATGCATGGTTGGGATTAAAACCACTTGAGGTAAAAGAGTATAAGCTTATTATATTTTGTGAGTTTAATCACAAAAAAATTGGATTTTTAGTAAAAGATATGCTTGATATTGTGGAAAAAACAACTCAAGAATTAAGACATACAGAAGAGACAAATAGTAAGATTACATATACAACTTATGTAAAAGTAAACAATAAAGATGAGCTTTGTACTGTATTTAATGCAGAACAACTTTTAAGAGATATTAAGTGGACAGATGATGGGGGAAGAGATATTAAAAAGTATGTAGAAGGGAAAATCCACTCTTCTAAAAAAATCTTAGCAGCGGAAGATTCAGCAGTTGCTAGAGAGGTATTACATAAATTTTTTACTCAAATAGATGTTGAATATGAAATTTATCCAAACGGTGGAGAATTACTTGATAGAATTGAAGAGCTTGACCCTTCAAAAATTGGTTTAGTTATAACAGATATTGAGATGCCAGGAACAGATGGTTATCAGGTTGCATCTTTTATAAAAAGCAATAATAAATATGAGCATATCCCAGTTGTTGTAAACTCTTCAATGACAACTGATGCAGTAAGAGGAAAGATGACTCAAATAGGAATAGATGGTTTTGTAGGGAAAACAGATATTAATGCTCTATTCCAAATTACAAATCAACTTCTTATTAGATAA
- a CDS encoding TonB-dependent receptor → MKVKNITILSFVVSTLLSANESTTLQEISIVERANSTLVKDISKDELKSADLAEALMKNSPSISIVRRNGIANDIILRGQKKDNINILIDNSKIYGACPNRMDPPTSHILTNNIKSVKIIEGPYDVENFGTLSGLVKVETKEPQDGFHGELNLNAGSFDYKKGSATIEGGNKFVKALISASVEKGDQYKDGNGNNFLEQQKKRGVPHAQQLKSGSGDAFEKKSVMSKLQFNITDNQDLKLSYTANRSDSILYPAGPMDADYDDSDIYTIGYTIRELGSFSKELNLDYYYSKVDHPMSGKLRNGNGTSYMTNHMKSSIWGATVKNSLEIEDSLLTLGIDTSVRNWNGKMHSTNINTGVVKPNQTMNRMYDTDTKNKALFAKVEKSIGNLDLETGVRYDYTDIETQRPNVDDKKYVAFSGYMFGAYNFDEQSKIFLGFGKSSRVPDARELYQLGSNGVVNATSNPNLDQTKNYEVDLGFEKTIGNFYIKPKIFYSVLKDYIYNSRVIGTNQTQFQNIDAKIYGFDISGHYYFTDNFAFDYGIAYQRGKKDGSFADKDLAEIPPLKANLGLSYEYEKSKFKAEVVAVDRWSKFDDSAKEQEIAGYAVTNLKYTQELFKNFELTLGVDNLFDKVYNSANTYQDVRYVEVGGEQILFNDPGRYGYVNLRYSF, encoded by the coding sequence ATGAAAGTAAAAAATATTACAATATTATCTTTTGTTGTTTCTACACTTTTAAGTGCAAATGAATCAACAACTTTACAAGAGATAAGTATTGTTGAAAGAGCAAATTCAACATTAGTAAAGGATATTTCAAAAGATGAACTAAAAAGTGCAGATTTAGCAGAAGCTTTAATGAAAAACTCTCCTAGTATCTCTATTGTAAGACGAAATGGAATTGCAAATGATATTATTTTAAGAGGGCAAAAAAAAGACAATATCAATATCTTAATTGATAACTCAAAAATTTATGGAGCTTGTCCAAATAGAATGGACCCACCTACTTCACATATTCTTACTAACAATATTAAAAGTGTAAAAATAATTGAAGGTCCATATGATGTAGAGAACTTTGGAACTCTAAGTGGACTTGTAAAAGTTGAAACAAAAGAGCCTCAAGATGGTTTTCATGGAGAATTAAATCTAAATGCAGGTAGTTTTGATTATAAAAAAGGTAGTGCCACAATAGAGGGTGGAAACAAGTTTGTAAAAGCTCTAATCTCCGCTTCAGTTGAAAAAGGAGACCAATATAAAGATGGAAATGGTAATAACTTCTTAGAACAACAGAAAAAAAGAGGAGTTCCACATGCCCAACAACTTAAAAGTGGAAGTGGCGATGCTTTTGAGAAAAAGAGTGTTATGTCAAAACTTCAATTTAATATTACAGATAATCAAGATTTAAAACTTTCTTATACTGCAAATAGAAGTGATAGCATTTTATATCCAGCTGGTCCTATGGATGCTGATTATGATGATAGTGATATTTATACAATTGGATATACAATTAGAGAGTTAGGGAGTTTTTCAAAAGAGTTAAACCTTGATTACTACTACTCAAAAGTAGATCATCCTATGAGTGGAAAACTAAGAAATGGTAATGGAACATCATATATGACAAATCATATGAAAAGTTCAATTTGGGGGGCAACAGTTAAAAACTCTTTAGAAATAGAAGATAGCCTACTTACTTTAGGTATTGATACAAGTGTAAGAAATTGGAATGGTAAAATGCACTCTACAAATATAAATACAGGAGTAGTTAAACCAAATCAGACTATGAATAGAATGTATGATACTGATACAAAAAATAAAGCACTATTTGCAAAAGTTGAAAAATCTATTGGAAACTTAGATTTAGAAACAGGTGTTAGATATGACTACACAGATATAGAGACTCAAAGACCAAATGTAGATGATAAAAAATATGTAGCATTTAGTGGATATATGTTTGGCGCTTATAATTTTGATGAACAAAGTAAAATCTTTTTAGGATTTGGTAAATCTTCAAGAGTTCCAGATGCGAGAGAATTATATCAACTAGGTTCAAATGGTGTAGTAAATGCCACTTCAAACCCAAATTTAGACCAAACAAAAAACTATGAAGTAGATTTAGGATTTGAAAAAACTATTGGAAATTTTTATATAAAACCAAAAATTTTCTACTCAGTTTTAAAAGATTATATCTATAATAGTAGAGTTATTGGAACTAATCAAACACAATTCCAAAATATAGATGCAAAAATTTATGGATTTGATATAAGTGGTCACTACTATTTCACAGATAATTTCGCATTTGACTATGGAATAGCTTATCAAAGAGGTAAAAAAGATGGAAGTTTTGCTGATAAAGATTTAGCTGAAATTCCTCCTTTAAAAGCAAATCTAGGTTTAAGTTATGAATATGAAAAATCTAAATTTAAAGCAGAAGTTGTAGCTGTTGATAGATGGAGCAAATTCGATGATAGTGCAAAAGAGCAAGAGATTGCTGGATATGCTGTTACAAATTTAAAATATACTCAAGAGTTATTTAAAAATTTTGAACTAACTTTAGGTGTTGATAATCTATTTGATAAAGTTTATAACTCTGCAAATACTTACCAAGATGTTAGATATGTTGAAGTTGGTGGTGAACAAATTTTATTTAATGATCCAGGAAGATATGGATATGTAAACTTAAGATATAGTTTCTAA
- a CDS encoding site-specific integrase, with protein MRLYNRNGILYIDINGKRTSSKLQDTPTNRKLLENQYKNTEFYKKFNVKTKGKTVLEFCREVLEEKEKKLQPTTIRSYYSLFQSRIVPFFDKKYPHEITPAKIKDWYSTFKDRTTLNTCVTGILIPAFENAIIDGYIQATPFIVKFPTLKSDYEMKPFTLQEIDLILTYKENPYKHFLGVAFFTGARTGEILALEWKDIDFENKTITINKTRTLGITKNPKTKSSFRVIDMLPQCEFFLREQRKITGLSQNVFLRASGKIFSHSGDLAKGWHKLLKSLNLEKRSIYQTRHTFASNMLSNKEDPLWVSQMLGHKNLNITLEKYTKYLKVEKKGRKTTFLDDEYFSFAQN; from the coding sequence ATGAGACTTTACAATAGAAATGGTATTTTATATATTGATATAAATGGAAAGAGAACATCTAGTAAATTACAAGATACTCCAACTAATAGGAAACTACTAGAAAATCAATATAAAAATACAGAGTTCTATAAAAAATTTAATGTTAAAACAAAAGGAAAAACAGTTTTAGAATTTTGTAGGGAAGTTTTAGAAGAGAAAGAGAAAAAACTTCAACCTACAACTATAAGAAGTTATTACAGCTTATTTCAAAGTAGAATTGTACCTTTTTTTGATAAAAAATATCCACATGAAATTACTCCAGCAAAAATAAAAGATTGGTACTCTACTTTTAAAGATAGAACAACTTTAAACACTTGTGTAACTGGGATATTAATACCAGCTTTTGAAAATGCAATTATAGATGGATATATACAAGCAACTCCTTTTATAGTTAAATTTCCAACTTTAAAAAGTGATTATGAAATGAAACCCTTTACTTTGCAAGAGATAGATTTAATCTTAACTTATAAAGAAAATCCTTATAAACACTTCTTAGGAGTTGCATTTTTTACAGGTGCAAGAACTGGTGAAATATTAGCTTTAGAATGGAAAGATATAGACTTTGAAAATAAAACTATAACTATAAATAAAACTAGAACTTTAGGTATCACAAAAAACCCAAAAACGAAGAGTTCTTTCCGTGTAATAGATATGCTTCCACAATGTGAATTTTTTTTAAGAGAACAAAGAAAAATTACTGGTCTTAGCCAAAATGTTTTTTTAAGAGCTAGTGGAAAAATCTTTTCTCATTCAGGAGATTTGGCAAAAGGGTGGCATAAACTTTTAAAAAGTCTAAACTTAGAAAAAAGAAGCATATATCAAACTAGACATACTTTTGCTAGTAATATGCTAAGCAATAAAGAAGATCCTCTTTGGGTTTCTCAAATGTTAGGACATAAAAATCTAAATATTACACTAGAAAAATATACAAAATATTTAAAAGTAGAAAAAAAAGGAAGAAAAACTACTTTTTTAGATGATGAATATTTTAGCTTCGCACAAAATTAG
- a CDS encoding excisionase family DNA-binding protein — MYEDLLTKEELAVRLNISAYDVDKLRKTKNMPFIKIGRTYRYELEKVKTFLKTLSSTSSKSE, encoded by the coding sequence ATGTATGAAGACCTATTAACAAAAGAAGAATTAGCTGTAAGACTTAATATCTCAGCTTATGATGTCGATAAATTAAGAAAAACTAAAAATATGCCTTTTATAAAAATTGGGCGAACATATAGATATGAATTAGAAAAAGTAAAAACTTTTCTAAAAACACTATCTTCTACATCTTCAAAGAGTGAGTAA
- a CDS encoding helix-turn-helix domain-containing protein: protein MDIKNAIEELKNFFNVKTHKELADALGVTQSAIDAWKNRGNLPAKYEKYLHDINIQKTGHKVIGNGNYVGVKNFIINEKLSTLNEDDIQLIENFKKLSPKKQEYYYHRIKADLIEEELDK, encoded by the coding sequence TTGGACATAAAAAATGCAATAGAAGAATTAAAGAATTTTTTTAATGTAAAAACACATAAAGAATTAGCAGATGCTTTGGGTGTTACGCAATCTGCAATAGATGCTTGGAAAAATAGGGGAAATTTACCAGCAAAATATGAGAAATATCTTCATGATATAAACATTCAAAAAACAGGGCATAAGGTTATAGGAAATGGTAATTATGTTGGAGTTAAAAATTTTATAATTAATGAAAAATTATCTACTTTAAATGAAGATGATATTCAATTAATTGAAAATTTTAAAAAGCTATCTCCTAAAAAACAAGAATATTATTATCATAGAATCAAAGCTGATTTGATAGAGGAAGAATTAGATAAATAA
- a CDS encoding NB-ARC domain-containing protein, whose amino-acid sequence MRIFIASSSELNQERKDLQLLLYKNNIKPVVWEDIDHSIGIDRFQTRINEEHLLTSDFVIFMIKSKLGQFTLEEFEEAYKSLGSRIGGMLIYFFEFDRNNVHVDDLFKILSLENFLKKEGKYPQKVKDFRDLENHFLEQMINHLNPSTKNELTKTLETEVLEQQTPINQIKKICIYTVKPLNTSIKFNLGIIKNQFNKFDIELHHKILNEDFLLEHYEFDLCFIFTKTNSDKIIIEDEYFIQKSITLSELSGFIESDKVILVLDKNIEDSSFEIQIADNDSQIKKIISSKIYKELKLVKGNYKFYKLSTELPDLIDTKNFNQFIGRTTDIENLVKKISNLKNENKILTIKGSGGIGKTTLISKVVTEFSDRGKFKDGIKFVQCEFIKDYEDFEYKISMSFDMTNALNFGTQLKEQINQIDSDRLIILDNVETILHLENTDKIKEFIKYISNFSTIVITSREKLNEDFEFVYELRELTTDEAEELFLKCYEIKNCDNKFLRTEILENILNNNPLAIKLVTSNLPKNKNLQTLKNELEKNFFDLTSKDLENIFDKESDLNIQRTKSLFNSINYSYLRLSEKEKLALELLSLFPDGIYIEHFKAFYNKKENKNKNSIKKKIENFSDRDLKSLEDKSLIINANERINLQSIIGRFADYKFQNKDNEEKLEYYKKAYGYNAFLLSIIENPKIKHSISSYIFDENKNNFLKCLDYIRYLEINENTISFIDDLSAYFGMSSSPNEKIFQKLKTLRNSIDDKVKKDFLNCVMLSIDYFYGNFSTVYIKMQKQYPLEQIINKKIMNNIEKWGIFNLLSIYGMEGHQYYEVKFALNNNILSPSTFEIGEYEITKKYFDNYLNAKNSTFTKYELMLNTNNLDTEVLKKYIQSLYTTQFIDKIQMTYTLLKAQKTEVTLKDIKKLIITNPFTDGLKTLMLAIKDEKETSKEMYEKAIEKLYHIKYYYVEAILLYSEYLKNIKDDDFEIWLKKGQELSFNHYYRYLFHRFNCLEKNIRIQYNEDDYPLPEKFDYTEIIKKYEL is encoded by the coding sequence ATGAGAATATTTATAGCATCAAGTAGTGAATTAAATCAAGAGAGAAAAGATTTACAATTATTACTTTATAAAAACAACATTAAACCTGTTGTATGGGAGGATATTGACCACTCAATAGGAATAGATAGATTTCAAACTAGAATAAATGAAGAACATCTTTTAACAAGTGATTTTGTAATATTTATGATTAAATCAAAATTAGGACAATTTACATTAGAAGAATTTGAAGAGGCATATAAAAGTTTAGGTTCAAGAATAGGAGGAATGCTTATTTACTTTTTTGAATTTGATAGAAATAATGTACACGTTGATGACTTATTTAAAATACTTAGCTTAGAGAATTTTTTAAAAAAAGAAGGTAAATATCCACAGAAGGTAAAAGATTTTAGAGATTTAGAAAACCATTTTTTAGAACAAATGATTAATCATTTAAACCCATCTACAAAAAATGAATTAACAAAAACTTTAGAAACAGAAGTATTAGAACAACAAACACCAATTAATCAAATTAAAAAAATCTGTATTTATACTGTAAAACCATTAAATACTTCAATAAAATTTAATTTAGGAATTATAAAAAATCAATTTAATAAGTTTGATATTGAATTACATCACAAGATTTTAAATGAAGATTTCTTATTAGAGCATTATGAGTTTGATTTATGTTTTATTTTTACAAAAACAAATAGTGATAAGATAATTATAGAAGATGAATATTTTATACAAAAATCTATTACATTGTCTGAGTTATCTGGATTTATTGAAAGTGATAAAGTAATTTTAGTTTTAGATAAAAATATAGAAGATAGCTCATTTGAAATACAAATTGCCGACAACGATTCACAAATAAAAAAAATTATATCAAGTAAAATTTATAAAGAGTTAAAACTAGTAAAAGGTAATTATAAATTTTATAAGTTATCTACAGAATTACCAGATTTGATTGATACAAAAAATTTTAATCAATTTATAGGTAGAACTACTGATATAGAAAATTTAGTAAAAAAAATATCAAATTTAAAAAATGAAAATAAGATATTAACTATAAAAGGTTCAGGTGGTATAGGGAAAACAACATTAATTTCAAAAGTAGTAACTGAATTTTCTGATAGAGGTAAATTTAAAGATGGAATAAAGTTTGTTCAATGTGAATTTATAAAAGATTATGAAGATTTTGAATATAAGATATCTATGTCATTTGATATGACAAATGCTCTTAATTTTGGAACTCAATTAAAAGAACAGATTAATCAAATAGATTCAGATAGATTAATTATTCTTGATAATGTAGAAACTATCTTACATTTAGAAAATACAGATAAAATAAAAGAATTTATAAAATACATAAGTAATTTTTCAACTATTGTGATTACTTCAAGAGAAAAATTAAATGAAGATTTTGAATTTGTTTATGAATTAAGAGAGTTGACAACGGATGAAGCAGAGGAATTGTTTTTAAAGTGCTATGAAATAAAAAATTGTGATAATAAATTTTTAAGAACGGAAATTCTAGAAAATATTTTAAATAATAATCCTTTGGCTATAAAACTAGTTACTTCAAATCTACCTAAAAATAAAAATCTTCAAACTTTAAAAAATGAACTTGAGAAAAATTTTTTTGATTTAACTTCAAAAGATTTAGAAAATATTTTTGACAAAGAATCTGATTTAAATATACAAAGAACAAAATCACTTTTCAACTCAATAAACTACTCATATTTAAGATTGAGTGAAAAAGAAAAATTGGCATTAGAATTACTATCTTTATTTCCTGATGGTATATATATAGAACATTTTAAAGCATTTTATAATAAAAAAGAAAATAAAAATAAAAACAGTATAAAGAAAAAGATAGAAAACTTTAGTGATAGAGATTTAAAATCTTTGGAGGATAAATCACTTATAATAAATGCAAATGAAAGAATAAATTTACAATCAATAATTGGAAGATTTGCAGATTATAAATTTCAAAATAAAGATAATGAAGAAAAACTTGAATATTATAAAAAAGCTTATGGATATAATGCTTTTTTATTAAGTATAATAGAAAATCCAAAAATAAAACATTCAATTTCATCATATATTTTTGATGAAAATAAAAATAATTTTTTAAAATGTTTAGATTATATTAGATATTTAGAAATAAATGAAAATACAATATCTTTTATAGATGATTTATCTGCATATTTTGGTATGTCAAGTTCCCCTAATGAAAAGATATTTCAAAAATTAAAAACTTTAAGAAATTCTATTGATGATAAAGTAAAAAAAGATTTTTTAAATTGTGTAATGCTTTCTATAGATTATTTTTATGGTAATTTTTCTACAGTCTATATTAAAATGCAAAAACAATATCCTTTGGAACAAATTATTAATAAAAAAATAATGAATAATATTGAGAAATGGGGTATTTTTAATTTATTATCAATATATGGAATGGAAGGACATCAGTACTATGAAGTTAAATTTGCATTGAATAATAATATTTTGTCTCCTTCAACATTTGAAATAGGAGAATATGAAATAACTAAAAAATACTTTGATAATTATTTGAATGCTAAAAATTCAACTTTTACAAAGTACGAATTGATGTTAAATACTAATAATTTGGATACTGAAGTATTAAAAAAATACATACAATCTCTTTACACGACACAATTTATTGATAAAATACAAATGACCTATACTTTATTGAAAGCTCAAAAAACAGAAGTTACATTAAAAGATATAAAGAAATTAATTATTACAAATCCTTTTACAGATGGCTTGAAAACTTTAATGTTAGCTATAAAAGACGAGAAAGAAACTTCAAAAGAAATGTATGAAAAAGCTATAGAAAAGCTTTATCATATAAAGTATTATTATGTAGAAGCTATACTTTTATATAGTGAGTATTTAAAAAATATAAAAGATGATGACTTTGAAATATGGTTAAAAAAAGGTCAAGAATTATCTTTTAATCACTATTATAGATATTTATTTCATAGATTTAATTGTTTAGAAAAAAATATAAGAATTCAATATAATGAAGATGACTATCCTTTGCCTGAAAAATTTGATTATACAGAAATAATAAAAAAGTATGAATTGTAA
- a CDS encoding restriction endonuclease, with amino-acid sequence MYEILILGGIGCLIFIFVKNKFTKYENEINGLKKKLPQEFTAEQKSNIKKFGDDFEKYVGKKYEDNGYEVEYRGLNLGFLDGGIDLIAKKNDKVFLIQCKYWKKKDSITHNMVKEFYGNCNFYIDNNKLDRNNVTCIYAVAKQEAISFQAYELFKINYNNCRYKLYEC; translated from the coding sequence ATGTATGAAATTTTAATTTTAGGTGGAATAGGTTGTTTGATTTTTATATTTGTTAAAAATAAATTTACAAAATATGAAAATGAAATAAATGGATTAAAAAAGAAGCTACCTCAAGAGTTTACAGCTGAACAAAAATCAAATATTAAAAAGTTTGGTGATGATTTTGAAAAATATGTTGGTAAAAAATACGAAGATAATGGATATGAAGTTGAATATAGGGGTTTAAATCTAGGATTTCTTGATGGAGGGATAGATTTAATTGCTAAAAAGAATGATAAGGTTTTTCTTATCCAATGTAAATATTGGAAAAAGAAAGATTCTATCACTCATAATATGGTAAAAGAGTTTTATGGTAATTGTAATTTTTATATAGATAATAATAAGTTAGATAGAAATAATGTAACTTGTATATATGCAGTTGCAAAACAAGAAGCAATATCTTTTCAAGCTTATGAACTTTTTAAAATTAACTACAATAATTGTAGATATAAATTATATGAATGTTAA